A genome region from Paenibacillus pabuli includes the following:
- a CDS encoding YjcZ family sporulation protein has product MSEIKGTGYGYGYGGFGGGAWTSTGAILVLFILLVIISRTFIL; this is encoded by the coding sequence ATGAGCGAAATCAAAGGCACAGGTTACGGGTATGGATACGGAGGATTCGGCGGCGGAGCATGGACATCCACGGGCGCAATTCTGGTATTGTTCATTCTCCTGGTCATTATTTCCCGTACCTTCATTCTGTAA
- the ung gene encoding uracil-DNA glycosylase, translating to MFGNDWDTVLKEEIEAEYFNDIRYALAGEYKTQTVYPSKENLFSALKLTPYHQVKAVILGQDPYHGAGQAHGLSFSVMPGVRIPPSLLNIYKELHADLGLPIPKHGYLVHWAEQGVLLLNNVLTVREGEPNSHQGLGWQKFTDAVIRALNERSEPMVFMLWGSHAQKKGAFIDRDKHLVLESTHPSPLAAHRGFLGSRPFSKANEFLTSKGIQPIDWTIPEN from the coding sequence ATGTTTGGAAACGATTGGGACACAGTTCTTAAAGAAGAGATCGAAGCGGAGTATTTCAACGATATTCGTTATGCACTAGCAGGAGAGTACAAAACGCAAACGGTATATCCGTCCAAAGAAAATCTGTTCTCCGCACTCAAACTCACCCCGTATCATCAGGTCAAAGCGGTAATTCTGGGTCAGGATCCATATCACGGAGCTGGACAGGCCCATGGATTAAGCTTTTCGGTCATGCCAGGTGTGCGTATACCGCCTTCACTACTAAATATATATAAGGAACTTCATGCAGATCTGGGCCTGCCGATTCCCAAACACGGATACTTGGTGCATTGGGCGGAACAAGGTGTACTGCTGCTTAATAATGTACTTACGGTACGCGAGGGTGAGCCGAATTCTCACCAGGGACTGGGCTGGCAAAAATTCACCGATGCGGTGATTCGTGCGTTGAACGAACGTTCGGAACCGATGGTGTTCATGCTGTGGGGCAGTCACGCACAGAAAAAAGGTGCTTTTATTGACCGGGACAAACATCTGGTGCTGGAATCCACACACCCCAGTCCACTTGCAGCCCATCGTGGTTTTCTGGGCAGTCGGCCGTTCTCCAAAGCCAATGAGTTCCTGACCTCCAAAGGTATTCAACCGATTGATTGGACTATACCGGAAAACTAG
- a CDS encoding TIGR00730 family Rossman fold protein — protein MKRICVFAGSNPGNHPDYTHQAVNLGKQIADNGFSLVYGGSCMGLMGAVADAALENGGEVIGVMPTGLFRGEIVHGGLTQLIEVGTMHERKATMAELSDGFIALPGGMGTFEELFEVLCWAQIGIHRKPVGLLNVNGYYEPLMKLVEHSVHEGFSNTSHLSLWSLESEPAELLAKMAAYVPAQLTQKWTQLHELNKSDA, from the coding sequence TTGAAACGTATATGTGTTTTTGCAGGTTCCAATCCCGGGAATCATCCGGACTATACACATCAGGCAGTCAACTTGGGGAAGCAGATTGCAGATAACGGATTCTCGCTCGTATATGGCGGGTCGTGCATGGGATTAATGGGTGCGGTGGCCGATGCAGCCCTCGAGAATGGCGGAGAAGTCATTGGCGTTATGCCAACCGGATTGTTTCGTGGAGAAATTGTGCATGGAGGCCTTACGCAGCTGATTGAAGTAGGGACGATGCATGAACGGAAGGCAACGATGGCAGAACTGTCGGATGGATTTATCGCCCTTCCTGGTGGCATGGGCACCTTCGAGGAATTGTTCGAAGTGCTGTGCTGGGCTCAAATCGGCATTCACCGCAAACCGGTCGGTTTATTGAATGTAAACGGATATTACGAACCTTTGATGAAACTTGTGGAGCATAGTGTCCATGAAGGATTTTCGAATACTTCGCATCTCAGCCTGTGGAGTCTTGAATCGGAACCGGCCGAGCTGCTGGCGAAGATGGCGGCTTATGTTCCCGCACAGTTGACCCAGAAATGGACTCAGCTTCATGAACTGAACAAAAGTGATGCATGA
- a CDS encoding insulinase family protein, whose translation MLKQLQPYQVLQERRMEELKSDGYLLEHKKSGARIVVLSNEDDNKVFSIGFRTPPSDNTGVPHILEHSVLCGSKKFPAKDSFVELLKGSLNTFLNAMTYPDKTIYPIASRNDHDFHNLMDIYLDAVLNTNIYENEKIFLQEGWNYNLASPEDELTYNGVVYNEMKGAFSSPERVVRRAVLNSLFPDTTYSCESGGIPDEITDLTYQGLLDFHTKYYHPSNSYIYLYGDMDMEEKLKWLDEAYLNQYDRIVTDSEIGVQKAFAERVDVVKTYSAGSTESEVDNSFLTYNAVIGTTLDQELNIAFQILQYALLSAPGAVLKQALLDKGIAKEVYGSYDDSLYQPVLTIGLKKSNLESKQIFLDTVNEVLQRVVKEGIDPKALLAGINSYEFNHREADFGRMPKGLIYGFYTLQSWLYDDQAPFAHLEANDVFATLRTKMNEGYFEQLIEQYLLQNTHTSFVAVTPDKGLNQRKEEALRTRLKSYQSSLNETEIAQLVQKTKELADYQNEPSTKEQQQVIPTLSIEDIDPKASTLYQTLKTVEGTTILHHNLYTNGIGYLKLLFDIKEIPQHLLPYAGLLKSVLGYVDTKNFSFNELSNEIHIHSGGISASVGASADAKQYNAYRAHFEFGAKVLYSKLGFAFDMIQEIILTSRFDDSKRLYEIISQLKGQLQRSLINSGHSAAMGRSSAKHSAVAAFREAVSGIAFYQWLEELQANYDERKEELATRLKELTGMIFRPELLLVSYTADEKGYEGLEQQVSDLKSKLFTHDVAKEHAEFQEVHHNEGFKSPSEVQYVVQTGNFLTKGFQYTGSLRVLQGILSLDYLWTNIRAKGGAYGCMSGFRRNGDSYLASYRDPNLEKTYKVYEDIPQYLQNFKADAREMTRYIIGAIQDLDTPRTPYSEGNFSLECYLSNVTEADLQQERDEVLSTTEAHIIDSAALVSAILEQGNRCVVGNESKIEEQGFLFDETLDLIKY comes from the coding sequence ATGTTGAAACAACTTCAGCCTTACCAGGTTTTACAGGAACGCAGGATGGAGGAACTGAAATCAGATGGTTACCTGCTTGAACACAAAAAGTCAGGTGCCCGAATCGTCGTTTTATCCAACGAGGATGACAATAAAGTGTTCAGTATCGGTTTCAGAACACCTCCAAGTGACAATACGGGCGTGCCTCATATTTTAGAGCATTCCGTGCTGTGCGGGTCCAAAAAGTTTCCAGCAAAGGATTCCTTTGTGGAACTATTGAAGGGTTCACTGAATACCTTCCTGAATGCGATGACGTACCCGGACAAAACGATCTACCCGATCGCCAGCCGCAATGATCATGACTTCCACAACTTGATGGATATTTATCTGGATGCGGTACTGAACACCAATATTTATGAGAACGAGAAAATATTCCTGCAAGAGGGCTGGAACTACAATCTGGCCTCTCCCGAGGATGAATTGACATATAACGGTGTGGTGTACAACGAGATGAAGGGGGCCTTTTCCTCACCGGAGCGTGTTGTACGCAGAGCCGTTCTGAATTCACTTTTTCCGGATACAACCTATTCCTGCGAATCAGGAGGCATTCCGGATGAGATTACGGATCTGACCTACCAGGGTTTGCTCGATTTCCACACGAAATACTATCATCCTTCGAACAGCTACATATACTTGTACGGTGATATGGATATGGAAGAGAAGCTGAAATGGCTGGATGAAGCCTATTTGAACCAGTACGATCGAATCGTGACTGACTCGGAGATTGGGGTACAGAAAGCCTTCGCCGAGCGGGTTGATGTGGTTAAAACCTATTCTGCCGGAAGTACCGAGTCGGAAGTGGACAACAGCTTTTTGACGTATAATGCCGTGATTGGGACTACTCTTGATCAGGAACTGAACATTGCCTTTCAAATTTTGCAGTATGCACTTCTAAGTGCGCCGGGAGCTGTTCTGAAGCAGGCACTGCTGGATAAGGGGATCGCAAAAGAAGTCTACGGATCGTATGACGACAGCTTGTATCAGCCTGTACTGACCATCGGTTTGAAGAAGAGTAACCTGGAGAGCAAACAGATATTTTTGGATACAGTGAATGAAGTGCTTCAGCGTGTAGTTAAGGAAGGGATTGATCCCAAGGCACTGCTTGCGGGCATTAATTCCTATGAGTTCAACCATCGTGAAGCCGATTTTGGAAGAATGCCGAAAGGGCTCATCTATGGCTTCTATACCCTTCAGAGCTGGCTCTATGATGATCAGGCACCATTTGCACATTTGGAGGCCAATGATGTATTTGCAACGCTCCGAACCAAAATGAATGAAGGATACTTCGAGCAGTTGATCGAGCAGTATTTGCTGCAAAATACACATACCTCATTTGTTGCGGTGACTCCGGATAAGGGGCTGAATCAGCGGAAGGAAGAAGCGCTGCGTACCCGGTTGAAATCCTATCAGTCCAGTCTGAATGAGACCGAAATCGCACAATTGGTGCAAAAAACGAAAGAGCTCGCGGATTATCAAAATGAACCTTCGACCAAAGAACAACAGCAGGTCATTCCAACCTTGTCGATTGAAGATATAGATCCTAAAGCTTCGACCTTGTACCAAACCCTAAAGACGGTAGAAGGCACAACGATCCTGCATCACAATCTATACACCAACGGGATTGGTTATCTGAAGCTTTTATTTGATATCAAAGAGATCCCGCAGCATCTGCTGCCTTATGCCGGCCTTCTGAAAAGCGTGCTCGGTTATGTGGATACGAAGAATTTCTCATTCAATGAGTTATCTAATGAAATCCATATCCACTCAGGTGGAATCAGTGCAAGCGTAGGTGCGAGTGCGGATGCGAAACAGTATAACGCGTACCGGGCTCACTTCGAATTCGGAGCGAAAGTTCTGTACAGCAAGCTGGGATTTGCGTTTGACATGATCCAAGAGATCATTCTGACTTCCCGGTTCGACGACTCGAAGCGCTTGTACGAGATCATTTCCCAACTGAAGGGACAATTGCAGCGCAGCTTGATCAACAGTGGACATTCGGCAGCGATGGGCAGATCCTCTGCCAAACATTCAGCTGTGGCTGCCTTCCGGGAAGCTGTGAGCGGAATCGCCTTTTACCAGTGGCTAGAAGAGCTTCAGGCGAACTATGATGAGAGAAAAGAAGAACTTGCCACTCGCCTTAAAGAATTGACAGGCATGATCTTCAGACCAGAGCTGCTGCTTGTCAGCTATACCGCCGATGAGAAAGGGTACGAAGGGTTGGAGCAGCAGGTGTCTGACCTGAAATCCAAGCTGTTTACCCATGATGTGGCGAAGGAGCACGCTGAATTCCAAGAGGTTCATCATAATGAGGGCTTCAAGTCACCTTCGGAAGTGCAATATGTTGTTCAGACGGGTAACTTCCTCACCAAGGGCTTCCAGTATACAGGCTCGCTGCGGGTTCTTCAGGGGATCTTGTCACTTGATTATCTGTGGACGAATATCCGGGCCAAGGGTGGCGCGTACGGCTGCATGAGCGGTTTCAGACGGAATGGAGACAGCTATCTGGCCTCATACAGAGACCCTAACCTTGAGAAAACCTACAAAGTGTATGAAGACATTCCGCAATATTTGCAAAATTTCAAAGCGGATGCACGTGAAATGACCCGGTATATTATCGGTGCCATTCAGGATCTGGATACCCCGAGAACACCGTATTCGGAAGGGAATTTCTCGCTGGAATGCTACTTGTCTAACGTTACCGAAGCAGACCTTCAACAGGAGCGGGATGAAGTGCTGAGCACAACGGAAGCCCATATCATCGACTCGGCTGCCCTCGTATCTGCAATCCTTGAGCAAGGAAATCGCTGTGTCGTTGGCAATGAAAGCAAGATCGAAGAGCAAGGCTTCCTGTTCGACGAAACACTGGATCTGATTAAGTATTAA